CCAGGTCTGCACCTTAGACTTCAAGGCCCACTGCAGCGTCCTCATGATCACATTGTACCCAAGACAAGCGGAGTGCAAGCAAGGTGTGGACTAAGTAAGGCGAGGTGCCTGCCCCAGCTAAAACAGTTGAAGCTGCAGCAGGGAAAGACTTAGACACAATACTCATAGAAGAATTTGCAGCACAGCATATTTCACTAAAAATCATGATTATGGAGACGTGGAAGGAGCTGATAACCCCTTTGGAAAGAATGGTAGATGCAATAGTGGATAAATTAGCTGGCACCACCGAAACCGTCTCAGCAGCAATGGATCTGGTACGCTTagatgaaaaaaaatgaaacGGCTCCTCCAAGAAAATAAGGATACAAAATCTAAGCTGGAGGAGGTGGAAAACAGAGCCTGAAAGGTTACTTTACATGTGAGAGTCTTTAAAGAGGCGGCAGAAGGAGACAATATTATGGACTTCATATTTCAGTGATTCAAAAGTGTGATACCCACCTTagagctaggtaaaggtaaagggacccctgaccattaggtccagtcacagatgactctggggttgcggcactcatctcgcgttactggccgagcatgacaaagctgcttctggcgaaccagagcagcacacggaaacgctgtttaccttcccgccagagcagtacctatttatctacttgcactttgaagtgctttcaaactgctaggtgggcaggagctgggaccaagcaatgggagctcaccccgttgtggggatttgaaccgccgaacttctgatcagcaagccctaggctctggtttaacccacagcgccacccgtgtcccaccttagagctacccagtgctttttctggagaaacgcaggggtacgcatacccctaaacattttgtgaatttaagtttggccgcattgaggggcagtatttcaatatgagtaggaaaaagagagtacccctaaacatatattttttaagaaaaaagcactggggctaCCTTTGGGGACAAGAGAGAGCTCACAGAGCACTATCAGTCTGTGAGGCACTGTTAAGTGCTTTCACCAATTCAAAAAGGACAAGATTTGGATAGCTTTTAACAAATGTGAAAGGAAGAACATGAAATTCACCCAGTTACAGTGCTTCAGGATTTATCTCTGGAAacagagaaaaaaagagaaatgtgtcCAGTAATGTTTAAGTTGCAAGAAGGAATATGTTATTACTGGGCTTTTCATTTCCATCTGGTAGTCACTAGAGGAAATTCAACACTCTCAGCAGCAAATCTCAGAGAACAGATCTACCAGCAGCATTAGTGCCTGAATATCTAGAGCAACAGGATAGCAAAGATCCAGAAAAATAACCCAGATAGAAGGTGTACATCGTATCTCAAATAGCGCAAAAAAGGAGAATGGGCCAAAGGAGGGGCGGCAGTGGTCACCCCTCAGAAAGATctctccactgtcaaacaaccagAAGAAGAACCAAGAAAATAAATCTGCTTCAAGGATTGCAAACTCTTAAAAAAGAGTACTTGCTGCATCAAGACCTGGCTGGTTTGGGAGTAACAATTAATGGAAAATAACATATTCATcggaaaaaaataaaagaaaaccctaGGAATAAAGTGGTGGAGGAATGGGAAGGGTTGTTGAGGtatctaaaaatgaggtgtgacCCGAACATGGGTTTTGCTCTATAACAGCTCTTGCGGGTATACAAAAATACAAGGGGACGCTTTAAGAGAAGTTGatataaaactatatatatatatagagagagagagagagagagtttcaaagtttaaatgaatttatttttatttgaagaaaTGGGGTAGAAGAAGAGGGAAGTCAAGACAAGAAGCGAAAGCGCAAAAGTCTTggaataaaaggaaagaaagaaaaaaagggaaagggataAACAAATTAAGAGGGAAGAAAGATGTGGGAAAGGAAATAATGTTAGCTTAATTACCTTTCCGTTCCTAAGTTTTTAGGAAACTACAAAATCTTGTGCGTTATGACAATCATTAGGTTTTTCGTTGGGATACATATGTAAGTGTACTTTTTGAATGTATGAAGATAGTAAGCTTGTTGAAATGTGTGTAAAAAACAATTGGAATGAGTTATTTTTGTTACTCTTTTGtactgtgtgtggtttttgttggTCTATGgaaaatgaacttaaaaaaagaacataTTCATGAAAATCAGTCACTTATGTGTAACAACATGAAAATATATTCAAGCTGGACACAACTCTGCAGCTTGTTTATATAATTCCAGTGTGACCTAAGTTTTTCATCAGGATACAAGtatcttgtttgttttcttaaaatgtaGCATACAATTTCCACAAATAATGTTGTTCAGCCCCTACATATTTCTAACAGGATGTCATTTTTCCTATTGCAGTGAGGAACTTCAAGATGCACTTGGTGTCACTGACAAGACTCTTCCTCCTTTCATCTATCGAATGCGGCAACTGGGCTATCCCCCAGGTTGGCTCAAGGAGGCAGAAATGGAAAAATCTGGACTAACACTCTATGATGGAAAAGGTAAGTTTAGTGGTGAGAAAGGCCCTCATTATCTTACtgcaaatgtgttttattttttcgTAATAAGAGGATACCTGTCCATTATTTGGCTTTTGACTTGGAAAAGCGTTCCACCTTTCTGGTTTCTGACTGTAAAGAAAATAGTTAAAATAGTGTTGTTTATTGTTACAGCCTGCTATATCAGATGTTTGCCTATTGATTCTTTCCAATAATAATTGAACTTCTGTAATACCATTAGATTATCTGGACCCAATTCAGTTCAAGGCATTAAAACTACCTTGGCCGGCTTGGTTTCTTGGGAAAGGAACTGGGTAGTGCAACCTTGTTGATTCTTTTTGACTTCAATACTATTGACCACAGCATCCTTCTCAAACGACTTGGGCGTTGGAAATTGTGGGCACTGTTGTACAGTGATTCCATTCCTACCTTCAAGGCTGATTTTAGAGAGCAGCAATGGGGGACTGTTACTCAGCACACTGAGCTCACTGAGCACACTTGAGCTCAGggttccctggggggggggtccagtcTCTCGTCCCCTGTGCTTTTTAACATCCATATGAAGCCACTGGTAGATGTCACTAGGCAGTTTGGAGTGAAATGTCAAGTGTGCTGATGACACCCATCTCAATTTCCACgttccatctgaatcaggtgTGCCAGTTCATGTGTTTGAGCATTGCCTGGAGGTAATGAAGAGCTGGGTGTGAACCaataaattgaagctgaatccAGACATGAAAGTAATATCTGTTGTCAATTCTAAAGTTCAGGCATTAGGGAGATGCATGTACTCCCTTGGCAGGAACAGGTGTGTAGCTTGGTGGGTACTACTTCATCCTTCTATGTCATTTGAGACCCAGTGTTAGGGATAACTTATCACAGTGATCCATGGTCACTTCCCAGTCTGTGTCAGGCTACCCTTAAAGATCAttcggaagctgcagctagtgcagaacacACTAGGGAGGCTGCTGGTGGATGTATACACATTCTGGCTGGCCTtgaaagatctgcactggttgtcaGCCCACTATGGAGCCTAATTTAAGATGTTGGAACAACACACAAGATTTTCAACAGTTGGTCAATACACACCTTTTTACCTGGGGCTTTGGTTGAGCAGATGTCTGTCCTCTTTATTCTGTGCTATTGTTCTAATATTGGTTGTTTTTCctcattttattttctgatttTAATGTACATTGTAGTTATTTGAAACCTGATACTGTACTTATTTGAAACCTGAAACACCCCTCTGGGACTGTTTGGGGTGGATTGTAAGTCCAAATACGATAATAAAAGTTATTATATGTGTGATAAGACGAGTGTGTggcttagctcccccccccctttcagaatAACTTCCATTGTTACTAAAATTCATTGGAACAATCTATGGATGCATtgattgagattcctgcattgtggggagtTGGACTTAATTGCTAGACTTGTAACCAGtgaagtcctactcagaggaaaCCTGTTGGAATGAATGTGCCTAAGtcacattaattttaatgggtcttttCTGAGTACGACTAGCATTGACTACAACCTTAAATAACTACCATAAGCCGAGCTTGGGTGGTTTATCTTGGGGTTCTGCTGGAGTGGTGCTAAATTTTTTAGTTCTGAATATGTGGTGCATAAAAAATGACTGGTTATTTCTTTTGCGATTAATTATACAATGTTGTTTTGCTTCTTATCACAGAGTCTGTGCATTCCAACACCCTGTTGTCAAAGTGGTTAgaagcaacaagagctcaccatCGAATGTGCCGAGTCCTCTTTTGTCAATAGTATCAGTAACTATTTGCGGTGTTTTGTTACAGCATCTCCTGGTGGTGAAACAGAGGCGGAAGAATATTACCAACAGAATTGGCGTGTCACTTATGATGTCTCTAAGTTGATAAACTATCCAGGTTTTAATATGTCCACTCCAAATGGAGTAACAGATGTAAGTGACTAGTTTTACACTTTCATCACCTCCTTCCTCCAAAGAGTGACATACGAATTTCTTTCACACATTATCTGTATCTGACAGTCCTTTCAGAATTTATTTGGAGGGACTCCCTGCTTCCACATGAACTGCCCTggcctgtatctgaagaagtgtgcatgcacacaaaagctcataccaataacaaacttaccggtagttggtgtctaaggtgctactggaaggaattttttttattttgttttgaatacagcagaccaacacggctaactgcCCTGGCCTTGAGATGGTCCTCAAAGGGCCTCTCCTCTGGCCTACCATTAAGGCAGATCTGGTTGGTAGGTACCATGGACTGGACCTTTTTGACAGTGGTTCCTCAACTTGGGAACTCCCTTTCCAAGGAGGGGTTTCCTCTTTGGTTTCTTTCATGCAGACCTTTCATGTGTGTTTTAGTCTGTTCTACTTTTTAATACTAACTTGGTATTTCAGCTCCCAATGTTTTTATATTCTAAGGTGTATtgtcttgtttttaatttaaactgATATATTATGTCCTCACCTGTTATGAATTCTGTGTTTGGAATAcacatttattaaatatttttcttaCAGTTCATtctttgctttcttcctctttttgctAAACACATATATGCAAGCAAGTTTTCTAGTCTTTGATCAGCATCTTCTTTTACTGATAGCCATGTATTTATATTCCTGCAGGAATGGAGGATGTTTGGTTCCGTACCCCTTCAGCCCAGTCAGCAGAAGGATATCTTTGCCCACTACCTTTCTACCTATCATTCGGTGACTATATTTAAATGTGCTTGTGAAAGCTGTGTGTATTGATGTTTCTAGTTAACAATCATATTTCTAGTTGTGCATAAAATTCTCTAATTTATGATAGTAAAAAGCATACATAGGTCAGAGGAACATGTATCTGTAGATTGTTGCCATGTTTGATACTTGTCTTCTGGTGTCTTTCTGTCATATTTTGTTCATTAGTTTCAGTTAGTTACTTTTCCATTAGCCTGTCTCTAGGAAccctttcaggttttttttttttaaatgcattgttattaaagattttcttggtttacaaagccTACAGCCACACCACCCTGATCTCGGAAGTTAAGCAGGGTTgggcctggttagtacttggatgggaacCCTTTCAGGGTTGAAGAGTGCAATAGGAGTTATTGATATCTGTTAACATAAATCACAGAAGAGCTAGGATCCCTGATGGgaacatattttattcaagatagGGCAGTTAGTTGCTTTGAACTCTTTCAAACCATTTTAGCCACCTATGATAATGTGAATAAAGAGTGTGCAGTTCTATAACCAGAAACATTAGTGGGCAGATTAAAATTTAGGTTTGTATCCAGTGTAGTGGAATCCAATGTAGCGTAAGTTAGAGGAATACTTGTTCTGCTGGTGTAATGTTTTGCACCAGCAAAATGTTGCGCAAGAGAATGCTCAGCAGGTTGCTGATAATGTGCTGCACAATAGATCATGCAACCTGTGGCATAACTAGCATTGGATTCCTTGTTTATGCAACATTAAAACTTGCCCATCTGCTAGTGCAAGAGCTTTATGCTAGCAGACAGAGAATGCTGGAGGCAGTTCTTagtatttattttgcaaaatagcaatacatacatacatacattttaaaacaaacctaAATCCAAGCAGtgtgcagtatataaatttccaAGTGCTTTCCAGTTCTTTTGGTACCTTTAGAATGATTGGCCAGACTACTGGAAGTCAGAAGCAGTAAGGAAAAGGGATGGAAATTTACTTTGttttaaatgcttaaaaaaaaatattgaaagctCAGAGAAAGTGACCCTGTGAGGCCTTCTTCTCCATGGCTGTAGCCCACGAAGCACATGAGCACCTTCCATGAATGTATCTTCATAATCATGTTGCATACTCTTAATCTCTCTTGTTCTTTGTGATGCTTCCTTAGTCGAGCCCAAAGTCCAGCAATAAAAGATCTTCATCTCACCAGAACTCTCATCATCCAAAAAGACAGAAAGGAAACAGTGCTGAAGTATCATCAGCTGACATGGAGATGGATTCTGGTAATCCTTTCAATACTAATAAACCTGTACAATAAATATGGTTcataaaatagctttaaaacttcCTTCTTCCCATCCCTATTAAAAATTCTGATCCACCATACCTGAATCCCATTGAAAACAAGATAGGGATAGGGATGCTTACTAATGGTTGCTCTTTTTCTGATTTCAGACTTTGAAGCTCCACATAGTTCTCCTGGCTATGATAGCTTCCAGTTCcaacctccactgcctccagGGTCACCACTGAACGCCACTCCTCCCCCATTGCCACGTGGGACCCCTCCATGTACTCCCCCTAACATGACCCCTCCCCGGCTTCCTCCATGTATTCCCCTACCTGTTCCCCGTGATACTCCACCTTTGACTCTTTCCAGTGATTCTGCTCCACTGAGAGCAGAGGGCTCTGCCATGGATGAAGACACTTTGACCCTGGAAGAGCTTGAGGAGCAGCAGCGCCTCATTTGGGCAGCCCTGGAGCAAGCAGATAGTGCAAACAGTGACTCTGACATACCTGGAGAGAATCCTTTAACAGGAAACTCTGTAGCCTCATCACCATCTCGAGTTGAGTCAGACATTTTCCCAGAAGAAATAACATGCAAGAAGCTGGATGTATTGGAACTTGGGACTTCAGACAACAGTGAACAGGTACTCAAAGCAGAAGAGTCTGAAAAGAAACAGATTTCAGGTGATGGACTGATTGATTTGACAGGCAATGAAGAACCGAATCACATGGATTCTGAAGGCAGTGTTGAGAACTGCCCCTCAACCTCAGTGTCCAGGGTAAGCCACAGTGACTCTCCTGTGGTCATCAGTGCTGAGGTGTCCAAAAATGCCAGCCTTGTCCCTGACATGAGCAAGTTCGCTGCTGGGATAACACCATTTGAATTTGACAATATGGCTGAATCTACTGGGATTTACCTCCGAATAAGAAGTGTGCTAAAGAACTCTCCTAGGAACCAGCAGAAAAGCAAGAAGGCTTCCTCCTAGTTCCCCTATTACTACTGCAGCATGGTTGCACCCAAAAGAAACCGACTGGCCAATTAACTTTGGATACTACTCTGTACTTACTTTATAAATAATGACCAAGTAAGAGCAGACACATTGAAAGCTTCCTGCTTTGTTCCTCCTATAATTATGttacttgttttaaaaagtgcagtGTACAGAGCTTCCATTTTGACATCAGGGCCAGTTGCTGCCTAAAACCAGTGTTTCTGCTAATACAAGAAAATGCTACCAAGTGAGTTAACTTTTCTGAAAATGTTGCCTGAATATGGGTTAATCTTTCTGACCCTGTTTAACTTGTGAAGTTAGAGCAGCAGCAACTGGAGGAGTTTGTCTTGTGTTTTCTGCATCACTGTAAAGCAGTTTATTCTCAGTAGTTTTTAAAAGGATCCCAACCTTTTCAATGGTTTTCCCTtcatttaaaatagaaaaaattgTAGCAATGAAATGGGAATAATCAGGGGTTTCAC
This is a stretch of genomic DNA from Lacerta agilis isolate rLacAgi1 chromosome 17, rLacAgi1.pri, whole genome shotgun sequence. It encodes these proteins:
- the ZCCHC8 gene encoding zinc finger CCHC domain-containing protein 8 isoform X1; translation: MAAEVDFGDQELFEQLDAGEAAPIPAAQPLHTRFEEASAETEELSERLRECQETVRELQAENHELRRKLNMLTRPSGLTIDDSKLDGPLLQILFMNNTVSKQYHQEIEDFISCLVQKYEEQQSAESDKAYFNVKPQPSSFMLEEDHKVTISNTSKKIKEAFSVVGSVLYFTNFCLDKLGQPILNENPQLTDGWEIPKYQQVFTQILSLEGQEIQVKPKSRPKSHCFNCGSEDHQMKDCPQPRNAARISEKRKQFMDACGEAGNQNFQQRYHADEVEERFGRFKPGIISEELQDALGVTDKTLPPFIYRMRQLGYPPGWLKEAEMEKSGLTLYDGKASPGGETEAEEYYQQNWRVTYDVSKLINYPGFNMSTPNGVTDEWRMFGSVPLQPSQQKDIFAHYLSTYHSSSPKSSNKRSSSHQNSHHPKRQKGNSAEVSSADMEMDSDFEAPHSSPGYDSFQFQPPLPPGSPLNATPPPLPRGTPPCTPPNMTPPRLPPCIPLPVPRDTPPLTLSSDSAPLRAEGSAMDEDTLTLEELEEQQRLIWAALEQADSANSDSDIPGENPLTGNSVASSPSRVESDIFPEEITCKKLDVLELGTSDNSEQVLKAEESEKKQISGDGLIDLTGNEEPNHMDSEGSVENCPSTSVSRVSHSDSPVVISAEVSKNASLVPDMSKFAAGITPFEFDNMAESTGIYLRIRSVLKNSPRNQQKSKKASS
- the ZCCHC8 gene encoding zinc finger CCHC domain-containing protein 8 isoform X3, with the protein product MKDCPQPRNAARISEKRKQFMDACGEAGNQNFQQRYHADEVEERFGRFKPGIISEELQDALGVTDKTLPPFIYRMRQLGYPPGWLKEAEMEKSGLTLYDGKASPGGETEAEEYYQQNWRVTYDVSKLINYPGFNMSTPNGVTDEWRMFGSVPLQPSQQKDIFAHYLSTYHSSSPKSSNKRSSSHQNSHHPKRQKGNSAEVSSADMEMDSDFEAPHSSPGYDSFQFQPPLPPGSPLNATPPPLPRGTPPCTPPNMTPPRLPPCIPLPVPRDTPPLTLSSDSAPLRAEGSAMDEDTLTLEELEEQQRLIWAALEQADSANSDSDIPGENPLTGNSVASSPSRVESDIFPEEITCKKLDVLELGTSDNSEQVLKAEESEKKQISGDGLIDLTGNEEPNHMDSEGSVENCPSTSVSRVSHSDSPVVISAEVSKNASLVPDMSKFAAGITPFEFDNMAESTGIYLRIRSVLKNSPRNQQKSKKASS
- the ZCCHC8 gene encoding zinc finger CCHC domain-containing protein 8 isoform X2, whose translation is MAAEVDFGDQELFEQLDAGEAAPIPAAQPLHTRFEEASAETEELSERLRECQETVRELQAENHELRRKLNMLTRPSGLTIDDSKLDGPLLQILFMNNTVSKQYHQEIEDFISCLVQKYEEQQSAESDKAYFNVKPQPSSFMLEEDHKVTISNTSKKIKEAFSVVGSVLYFTNFCLDKLGQPILNENPQLTDGWEIPKYQQVFTQILSLEGQEIQVKPKRPKSHCFNCGSEDHQMKDCPQPRNAARISEKRKQFMDACGEAGNQNFQQRYHADEVEERFGRFKPGIISEELQDALGVTDKTLPPFIYRMRQLGYPPGWLKEAEMEKSGLTLYDGKASPGGETEAEEYYQQNWRVTYDVSKLINYPGFNMSTPNGVTDEWRMFGSVPLQPSQQKDIFAHYLSTYHSSSPKSSNKRSSSHQNSHHPKRQKGNSAEVSSADMEMDSDFEAPHSSPGYDSFQFQPPLPPGSPLNATPPPLPRGTPPCTPPNMTPPRLPPCIPLPVPRDTPPLTLSSDSAPLRAEGSAMDEDTLTLEELEEQQRLIWAALEQADSANSDSDIPGENPLTGNSVASSPSRVESDIFPEEITCKKLDVLELGTSDNSEQVLKAEESEKKQISGDGLIDLTGNEEPNHMDSEGSVENCPSTSVSRVSHSDSPVVISAEVSKNASLVPDMSKFAAGITPFEFDNMAESTGIYLRIRSVLKNSPRNQQKSKKASS